TGCCGTCGGCCTTCACGGTGACCGTGGGCAGCACCTTGCCGCCCGGGCTGTCCAGGTCGACCCGGGTGACCTTCAGCCGGACGCCGGCGGGCAGCGGCACGGACGCCGAGATCCTGCCGGTCACCTGGAGCGGCTTGCCGCGGGTCGCGGTCGACGGGGCGTTGACGGTGAGGGCGGGGACGCTCTTGGCGGGGTCCGTGAGGACCTTCACCGTGTACCCGGACGCCGTCTGGACCAGGGCGAACAGCCGGGAGGAGTCCGGCGCCCAGACCAGGTCGGCGGCCCCCCAGGTGCCGACGCCCGGGTAGGTGCGCAGCGGCTTGGTGGCGTTCGGCCGGTAGACCGCCACGTTGCTGCCGGTGGCCTGGGCGACCAGTCCGGTCTCGGAGAGGTCGGCCGCGCTGCCCGCCGGGTAGGCGCCCGCCCGGCCGAAGGTGCCGTTCGCGTGGGCCAGCCGGTCGGTGCCGTTGACCAGCAGCTGCGGGGCACCGGGCACGAGGTCGACGTCGTACACGCCGTTGGTCAGGGTGTAGTTGCCGTCGTGCCAGGCGACCGGCTGGGCCGTGCCGCCGGAGACGTCGAGCACCGCCACCGAGCCGGTGGAGTCGCCGGTCTCGCCCAGTGCCAGCAGGCCGGGCGCCGACGGGTCGGCGTCCAGCAGCACCTGCCCCCACACCTTGTCCGGGAACTGGCCGAGCGTCACCGGGTCGGTGCCGCCCGCCGGGTCCACGGCCGGGTCGAGCGAGCCGATGTCGCCGTCCCATTGGTCGCCGTAGCTGAACCACACCTTGCCGCCGGCGAAGGCGAGATGGCTCGGGCCGGCGGTGACGGCCACGGCGTACCGCGCCTTCACGTCCAGGGTCGCCGGGTCCAGCGCCACGATCTCGTGGCTGTCCGGCAGGGCCGCGTACAGCGTGCTGCCGTCCTGGGAGAGCGCCAGGTCGGCGACCGCGCCGAGGCCGGTCGCCGAGTCCGTGACGGAACCGGAATAGGTGGCGGCGACGATCCGGCCGAGGCCGCTGTCACCGACGAAGACCCGCTGACGGACACCGTCCGCGACGATGCCGCCCGGGGCGGCGACGCTGACGCCGGCCGCCGAGGCGGGTGTGGCCACGGCGACGCTCAGGGCCGCCGAGCCGACGAGGACCGCGAACGCCGTCGCGGTCGAGATGCTGCGCGTACGCACAGGTGCTGTAACCCCCACAAGGAAACCCGGCGCGGGGCCGGGGAGATGAGAGCGCCGCGCAACGCCCGCGTGTCCTCTTGCCTTCGCGGGGCGCGGCTGCCAGGGGCAGCGTATGGCATGGCAGTGACAGTTGAGGAGTGGGTTTCGCTCCGTGGGCGGTGAGACGGGCGGGCCCCAGGGGGCAGGCATCCCGGCGGCACGACCGCAAGACCCCGTTCGGGGGACCCCGACTCATCCGATGCGGGCCATACGGCCCGGCGGGCGCACCACCGGCGTACGGCAACGCGTTGCCCCGGCGGACACTCTCCCGCGCGGAAGGGGCGGCGGACCGTGGCGAAGGCGTACGAGCTGCTCCTGCGGTGCGCGCGTCACCTGGTGCGCCGCCGCCGCCGGGATCCGCTGGACGCCCTGGTGGAGACGGCCCGGCGGCTGGACTACGGCGCGGGCTCCCCGGCCGCCGCCGCCGAGCCGCCGGGGCGTGCGGACGGCGAACGGTCCTGACGCGCGGCGACCCGGCTCCCCGGTGAGCGGCGATCACCGGCCAAGTCGGCGCCAACAGGCAACCCCCGCACCGGATTCACCGCTCTCACAGGGTGCTCACAGACACGGCCGGGACGCGTGGGGTGCGTCCGCAGTCGGCCGGTGTGGGCTGTCCGGTCCGATGCCGCCGACCGCGGCACTCGCAGACGAGGAACCCGATGACCAGTCAGAAGAACACCACGCGCCTCAAGCGGGGCGCACTCGCGGCGGGAGCGGCGCTCACCGTCGTCGTCGCCGGGGCCGGGGCCGCTCCCGGCGCCGGGGACGGCAAGGCGGGCACCGCCGGCAAGCCGAAGCTGAAGCTGATCGCCGCGTCGAAGTCCGTGACGCTCGACCGCTGGGAGGGCGAGCCGGGGGTCTACCTGGACCTGGGCACGTACGTCACCGTCGACGACGCGCCCCTGGAGTTCCGGGTGACCCGCAAGTCGTA
Above is a genomic segment from Streptomyces glaucescens containing:
- a CDS encoding YncE family protein, whose amino-acid sequence is MRTRSISTATAFAVLVGSAALSVAVATPASAAGVSVAAPGGIVADGVRQRVFVGDSGLGRIVAATYSGSVTDSATGLGAVADLALSQDGSTLYAALPDSHEIVALDPATLDVKARYAVAVTAGPSHLAFAGGKVWFSYGDQWDGDIGSLDPAVDPAGGTDPVTLGQFPDKVWGQVLLDADPSAPGLLALGETGDSTGSVAVLDVSGGTAQPVAWHDGNYTLTNGVYDVDLVPGAPQLLVNGTDRLAHANGTFGRAGAYPAGSAADLSETGLVAQATGSNVAVYRPNATKPLRTYPGVGTWGAADLVWAPDSSRLFALVQTASGYTVKVLTDPAKSVPALTVNAPSTATRGKPLQVTGRISASVPLPAGVRLKVTRVDLDSPGGKVLPTVTVKADGTYSFSDTPPAGGTVTYKVAYAGDADHTAVTASDKVTVSRAATTLTLNNNGKLYAYDANVTFTAHLGKTYKNRTVEIWADPFGADKPRKLLKTATVNSLGNVSAVVDMKRDTTVSAVFKGDARYLPKTVKSTAYAKVRVSTAVSRHYRTGKIGSTTYYWFRKNTDPLLTTTMTYYPGRQQRFDLQVYFEGRWYSTGSEYFALAMNGKSAVSLGAPGEAGIRARMRSVYVNGSSGDSVNSTTYGSWKYLYFTN